One window from the genome of Actinoplanes teichomyceticus ATCC 31121 encodes:
- a CDS encoding DUF4142 domain-containing protein, whose amino-acid sequence MKSARIPRWLTGAAAVMLAFLLTPAGVARADEPVPVPPNTGLTDTAKGTVSAADRDFVIKVRLAGLWEIPAGNMAQEKSDDPNVVKIGRSIAQQHVALDNLDRAAAKKLGIELPNQPNGDQLGWLNEMENAEGAQFDQIFIDRLRAAHGKIFPAIGTIRATTRNDTVRKLAQQANQFVMTHMTLLESSGIVDYAALPTAAAPTAGQKGPVPIDNQMIAAAASGGGVPGLSNTVILLVLAAALVVGVITTMRIFRAR is encoded by the coding sequence ATGAAGTCCGCCCGCATCCCCCGCTGGCTGACGGGCGCCGCCGCCGTGATGTTGGCGTTCCTGCTGACGCCGGCCGGTGTCGCCCGTGCCGACGAGCCGGTGCCGGTGCCCCCGAACACGGGGCTCACCGACACCGCCAAGGGCACGGTCAGCGCCGCTGACCGAGACTTCGTGATCAAGGTACGGCTGGCGGGTCTGTGGGAGATCCCGGCCGGCAACATGGCCCAGGAGAAGTCGGACGACCCGAACGTCGTCAAGATCGGCAGATCGATCGCGCAGCAGCACGTCGCGCTCGACAACCTGGACCGGGCAGCGGCCAAGAAGCTCGGCATCGAGCTGCCCAACCAGCCCAACGGCGACCAGCTGGGCTGGCTGAACGAGATGGAGAACGCCGAGGGCGCGCAGTTCGACCAGATCTTCATCGACCGGCTCCGCGCCGCGCACGGGAAGATCTTCCCGGCCATCGGGACCATCCGGGCGACGACCCGCAACGACACCGTCCGGAAGCTGGCTCAGCAGGCGAACCAGTTCGTCATGACGCACATGACCCTGCTGGAGAGCAGCGGCATCGTCGATTACGCCGCGTTGCCGACCGCGGCCGCGCCGACCGCCGGCCAGAAGGGTCCGGTCCCGATCGACAACCAGATGATCGCCGCCGCGGCCAGTGGCGGTGGGGTGCCGGGTCTCAGCAACACCGTAATCCTGCTCGTCCTGGCCGCCGCGCTGGTGGTCGGTGTGATCACGACCATGCGCATCTTCCGCGCGCGGTAG
- a CDS encoding Pecanex-like protein 1 translates to MRRSKYRRASNSPWFSGRRRVIAVAATLAAFGGIVTVTQISSASTNKDNTKSALAACDNLRAGGQTRLSTQTRRGTYTTNNGTVTQHPDDGAGDVATTEQVRARCREWVMNNVSNAETLRRRDRGNGGNNGGGNNNGGNNGGNNGGAASSAPASAAASTEPAGDQNGDNGGNNGGNNGDGGNNGGGDGNNNGGGGNNGGGDGGNNGGGNNGGDGGNNGGGDGNNGGGDGGNNGGGNNGGNNNGGGAPSTAPPGAGLGILTNSCASSNLPAHDGFQKGDRCVSTEFGEVGSAANNPSLLITQAPRQVNRNQPFTLQVSTRNLIRDRFLAAGQGGYYVESSVLQNGLVRGHFHTACRMLASTNEAPAPEPVPAFFVATEDSNGGATPDTVTIQVPGLPQSGTAQCASWAGDGSHRIPMMERANQTPAFDVVRIRVR, encoded by the coding sequence ATGCGAAGGTCCAAGTACCGGCGCGCCAGTAACTCTCCGTGGTTCAGCGGGCGTCGCCGCGTCATCGCCGTAGCGGCCACCCTGGCGGCGTTCGGCGGCATCGTGACGGTCACGCAGATCTCGAGCGCCAGCACCAACAAGGACAACACCAAGTCGGCGCTCGCCGCCTGCGACAACCTGCGGGCCGGCGGTCAGACCAGGCTGTCCACGCAGACCCGGCGCGGCACGTACACCACCAACAACGGCACGGTCACCCAGCACCCGGACGACGGCGCGGGTGACGTGGCGACCACCGAGCAGGTGCGGGCGCGGTGCCGGGAATGGGTGATGAACAACGTGTCGAACGCGGAGACCCTCCGCCGCCGTGACCGGGGCAACGGCGGCAACAACGGCGGCGGCAACAACAACGGGGGTAACAACGGCGGGAACAACGGCGGGGCCGCCAGCAGCGCGCCGGCCAGCGCCGCGGCGTCCACCGAACCGGCCGGGGACCAGAACGGCGACAACGGCGGGAACAACGGGGGCAACAACGGCGACGGCGGCAACAACGGCGGCGGCGACGGCAACAACAACGGCGGCGGCGGCAACAACGGCGGCGGCGACGGCGGCAACAACGGCGGTGGGAACAACGGCGGCGACGGCGGCAACAACGGCGGCGGCGACGGCAACAACGGCGGCGGCGACGGCGGCAACAACGGCGGTGGGAACAACGGCGGCAACAACAACGGGGGCGGCGCGCCCAGCACCGCTCCGCCCGGCGCCGGCCTCGGCATCCTGACGAACAGCTGCGCGAGCAGCAACCTGCCCGCGCACGACGGCTTCCAGAAGGGCGACCGCTGCGTCTCGACCGAGTTCGGCGAGGTCGGCTCGGCGGCCAACAACCCGTCACTGCTGATCACCCAGGCCCCCCGGCAGGTCAACCGCAACCAGCCGTTCACGCTGCAGGTCAGCACCCGCAACCTGATCCGCGACCGGTTCCTCGCGGCCGGCCAGGGCGGCTACTACGTGGAGTCCAGCGTCCTGCAGAACGGCCTGGTCCGCGGCCACTTCCACACCGCCTGCCGGATGCTGGCCAGCACCAACGAGGCACCCGCCCCCGAGCCGGTGCCGGCATTCTTCGTCGCCACCGAGGACAGCAACGGCGGCGCCACCCCGGACACCGTCACCATCCAGGTCCCCGGCCTGCCACAGTCCGGCACCGCCCAGTGCGCCTCCTGGGCCGGCGACGGCTCGCACCGCATCCCGATGATGGAACGCGCCAACCAGACCCCGGCCTTCGACGTGGTCCGCATCCGGGTCCGCTGA
- a CDS encoding DNA-3-methyladenine glycosylase family protein — MTSEVRRRLTPPERYRLGASVRPLLVPGHDPCGRFRDDEFWLAVRTPEGAAALCLARSGGELLATGFGPGAAWVADRADAIAGLRDDLTGFPALARRHPVVARLARTFTGVRMPATGRVFPRLLRAILEQKVTGNEAHRSYRAICRRFGEPAPGPAGLVLPPDPAAVAACAYWEFHPLGVEQRRAQALLRAALVADRLERCADAAEATRRMTALPGIGPWTAAEVVRTAFGDPDAVSVGDFHIPNTVAYALAGEPRGTDERMLALLEPFRGHRGRVCDLLAMGGLMAPRYGPRMPVRSFARF, encoded by the coding sequence GTGACCTCCGAGGTGAGACGCCGCCTGACGCCGCCCGAGCGGTATCGGCTGGGCGCCTCGGTGCGGCCGCTGCTGGTGCCCGGGCACGACCCCTGCGGCCGGTTCCGCGACGACGAGTTCTGGCTCGCCGTGCGTACCCCGGAGGGCGCCGCCGCCCTGTGCCTGGCCCGCTCCGGCGGGGAACTGCTGGCCACCGGCTTCGGGCCGGGGGCGGCGTGGGTCGCCGACCGCGCCGACGCGATCGCCGGGCTGCGCGACGACCTCACCGGGTTCCCCGCCCTGGCCCGCCGGCACCCCGTGGTCGCGCGGCTGGCCCGGACGTTCACCGGGGTGCGCATGCCGGCCACCGGCCGGGTCTTCCCCCGCCTGCTGCGGGCGATCCTGGAGCAGAAGGTCACCGGCAACGAGGCGCACCGGTCGTACCGGGCGATCTGCCGGCGGTTCGGTGAGCCGGCGCCCGGACCGGCCGGCCTGGTGCTGCCGCCCGACCCGGCCGCCGTGGCGGCCTGCGCCTACTGGGAGTTCCATCCGCTCGGCGTCGAGCAGCGCCGCGCCCAGGCCCTGCTGCGTGCCGCGCTGGTCGCCGACCGCCTGGAGCGGTGCGCCGACGCGGCCGAGGCGACCCGGCGGATGACCGCGCTGCCCGGGATCGGGCCGTGGACCGCGGCCGAGGTGGTCCGGACCGCCTTCGGCGACCCGGACGCGGTCAGCGTCGGCGATTTCCACATTCCCAACACCGTCGCGTACGCCCTGGCCGGCGAGCCGCGCGGCACCGACGAGCGGATGCTGGCCCTGCTGGAGCCGTTCCGCGGACACCGCGGCCGGGTCTGCGACCTGCTCGCCATGGGCGGCCTGATGGCTCCGCGCTACGGCCCCCGGATGCCGGTGCGGTCCTTCGCGAGGTTCTGA
- a CDS encoding GAF domain-containing protein, with product MTVESNAYEYLDNVDPHEQARLAAVRRYRLVDQPVEQAYDRVAFVAGAIFDTPIATVSLVERDRVWLAACQGLDGVRELGREPGLCASVIARDGVYVINDAAVDPRTLQHPLVRGELGLRFYAAAPIRTHDGYRLGTVNVIDNRPREATARQLTALEHLAALVADELELRLMVIRSAAAEQRMRETVN from the coding sequence ATGACAGTGGAGTCGAACGCCTACGAGTACCTCGACAACGTGGATCCGCACGAGCAGGCCCGGCTCGCCGCGGTACGCCGCTACCGGCTGGTGGACCAACCGGTGGAGCAGGCGTACGACCGGGTCGCCTTCGTGGCCGGCGCCATCTTCGACACTCCGATCGCGACCGTGTCCCTGGTCGAGCGCGACCGTGTCTGGCTGGCGGCCTGCCAGGGGCTCGACGGCGTACGCGAGCTCGGCAGGGAGCCCGGGCTGTGCGCCTCGGTGATCGCCCGGGACGGCGTCTACGTGATCAACGACGCCGCGGTCGACCCGCGCACCCTGCAGCATCCGCTGGTCCGGGGCGAGCTCGGGTTGCGCTTCTACGCCGCCGCGCCGATCCGCACCCACGACGGGTACCGCCTGGGCACCGTCAACGTGATCGACAACCGGCCGCGCGAGGCGACCGCGCGCCAGCTCACCGCGCTGGAGCACCTCGCCGCGCTGGTCGCCGACGAGCTGGAGCTGCGCCTCATGGTGATTCGCAGCGCGGCCGCCGAACAACGGATGCGGGAAACCGTGAACTGA
- a CDS encoding diacylglycerol/lipid kinase family protein: MRTPRTIAVVAHQRKTLGGGLDELRRRLTDRDIKKLLWYEVPKSRKAPKEIRKALAKDPDLLVVWGGDGMVQRALDVVAGSRVPVAIMPAGTGNLLAGNLGIPTDLAKAVEIAFTGPRRRLDLGRLNGEHFAVMAGVGFDGAMIKDADGDLKDRLGKLAYVWTGIRHVGGEAPRTRIKVDGTTWFDDAASCVLIGNVGTITGGIRAFDDAVPDDGWLDVGVATAQGALQWARALGTMAVRRSDSSPFVRTTRARKVEVKLESKLEYELDGGARARTKRFTASVVPGAVEVCVPAA; this comes from the coding sequence ATGCGAACCCCCCGCACGATCGCCGTCGTCGCCCATCAGCGCAAGACCCTCGGTGGCGGACTCGACGAGCTGCGCCGCCGGCTCACCGACCGGGACATCAAGAAGCTGCTCTGGTACGAGGTGCCGAAGAGCCGTAAGGCGCCGAAGGAGATCCGCAAGGCGCTGGCCAAGGATCCGGACCTGCTCGTGGTCTGGGGCGGTGACGGCATGGTGCAGCGCGCCCTGGACGTGGTCGCCGGCTCCCGGGTGCCGGTCGCGATCATGCCGGCCGGCACCGGCAACCTGCTCGCCGGCAACCTGGGCATCCCCACCGACCTGGCGAAGGCCGTGGAGATCGCGTTCACCGGCCCCCGGCGGCGCCTGGACCTGGGCCGGCTCAACGGCGAGCACTTCGCGGTGATGGCCGGGGTCGGCTTCGACGGCGCGATGATCAAAGACGCCGACGGCGACCTGAAGGACCGGCTGGGCAAGCTCGCCTACGTCTGGACCGGCATCCGCCACGTCGGCGGCGAGGCGCCGCGCACGAGGATCAAGGTGGACGGCACGACCTGGTTCGACGACGCGGCGAGCTGCGTGCTGATCGGGAACGTCGGCACGATCACCGGCGGGATCCGGGCGTTCGACGACGCCGTGCCCGACGACGGCTGGCTGGACGTCGGGGTGGCGACCGCGCAGGGCGCGCTGCAGTGGGCCCGGGCACTGGGCACGATGGCGGTGCGGCGGTCGGACAGCTCGCCGTTCGTGCGCACCACACGCGCGCGCAAGGTCGAGGTCAAACTGGAGTCGAAACTGGAGTACGAGCTGGACGGCGGCGCCCGGGCCCGCACCAAGCGCTTCACCGCCTCGGTGGTCCCGGGCGCGGTCGAGGTCTGCGTCCCCGCCGCCTGA
- a CDS encoding MBL fold metallo-hydrolase, which translates to MAKRVRTRTVMALALGAAAVWAVRDLPAQLGAKARGARRARIEASPQFSGGKFRNTVPATEVPAASMPRLLVAAATGREARRPHLPVPVVDPGPAPADGLHVTWYGHSSALVEIEGRRVLLDPVWSERCSPSRLTGPRRLHEPPAPLRELPPLDAILISHDHYDHLDMASVQTLVDLQAAPFVVPLGVGAHLERWGVPETRIIELDWHESHRIGALELVATPARHFSGRGLDRDETLWASWVIKGPTRRAFYSGDTGYFPGFAAIGEQHGPFDVTLVQVGAYGDAWPDIHMVPEDGVSVHVDVRGGLMIPVHWATFNLALHEWSEPADRTWREAKARGVRLAIPRPGERVDVDNPPPVDGWWQQVV; encoded by the coding sequence ATGGCGAAGCGTGTGCGTACCCGTACGGTGATGGCTCTGGCGCTCGGCGCCGCGGCGGTCTGGGCCGTTCGCGACCTGCCCGCGCAGCTCGGTGCGAAGGCGCGCGGAGCGCGGCGGGCCCGGATCGAGGCATCCCCGCAGTTCTCCGGTGGAAAGTTCCGCAACACCGTGCCGGCCACCGAGGTGCCCGCCGCGTCGATGCCCCGGCTGCTCGTCGCCGCGGCCACCGGCCGCGAGGCGCGCCGGCCGCACCTGCCGGTCCCGGTGGTCGACCCCGGCCCGGCGCCCGCCGACGGCCTGCACGTCACGTGGTACGGCCACTCCTCCGCCCTGGTCGAGATCGAGGGCCGCCGGGTGCTGCTGGACCCGGTCTGGAGCGAGCGCTGCTCCCCGTCCCGCCTGACCGGCCCGCGCCGCCTGCACGAGCCGCCGGCGCCGCTGCGCGAGCTGCCCCCGCTGGACGCGATCCTGATCTCCCACGACCACTACGACCACCTCGACATGGCCAGCGTCCAGACCCTGGTCGACCTGCAGGCCGCGCCGTTCGTGGTGCCGCTCGGGGTGGGCGCGCACCTGGAGCGCTGGGGTGTGCCGGAGACCCGGATCATCGAGCTGGACTGGCACGAGTCGCACCGGATCGGCGCCCTGGAGCTGGTCGCCACCCCGGCGCGGCACTTCTCCGGCCGCGGCCTCGACCGCGACGAGACCCTCTGGGCCAGCTGGGTGATCAAGGGGCCGACCCGGCGCGCGTTCTACTCCGGCGACACGGGGTACTTCCCGGGCTTCGCCGCGATCGGCGAGCAGCACGGCCCGTTCGACGTCACGCTGGTGCAGGTCGGGGCGTACGGCGACGCCTGGCCGGACATCCACATGGTCCCGGAGGACGGCGTCTCGGTCCACGTCGACGTCCGTGGCGGCCTGATGATCCCGGTGCACTGGGCGACGTTCAATCTGGCCCTGCACGAGTGGTCGGAACCGGCCGACCGCACCTGGCGCGAGGCCAAGGCGCGCGGTGTGCGGCTGGCCATCCCGCGCCCGGGCGAGCGTGTGGACGTCGACAACCCGCCGCCGGTCGACGGCTGGTGGCAGCAGGTCGTCTGA
- a CDS encoding deoxyguanosinetriphosphate triphosphohydrolase family protein, with translation MDDPRAQRLFGDSTVAPGDLAFSPFRVDRDRIVASPFFARLAGVTQVISPGGAGLLVHNRLTHSLKVAQVARAIAERIQTGEPDLAEKLGGCDPDVVEAAALAHDLGHPPFGHLGERVLDRLARHRLGLRDGFEGNAQSYRIVTSTEIRGQATIGLNLTNATRAAILKYPWTRHGHPQPHPRFMDPPPRGAAAHPEDPDGGSAKFGAYSTEVPDMRAARAPFAGRVADWQQTVEASVMDAADDIAYAIHDLEDVHRVGVLQQGAVATELMAWQRWGTATDLKRAGGAIESLRRSLHRKDGWIADDDAFADAVELVRAELVDGLLAQPFDGSVAAEARVAAFAATWTRRLVDSVRLTEQAAIRSGHAQLAVAQWHEVQVLKFVQNRFVLARPDLALHQRGQGRLLAGLVEALLAWLTDPDEEDRLPRRLRDLVELADAELPQGTPERHSRARGRAVIDFVAGLTDGQAVGLMEALSGRSRQLWTDAFVL, from the coding sequence ATGGACGATCCCCGCGCCCAGCGACTCTTCGGCGACAGCACGGTCGCCCCCGGTGACCTAGCTTTCAGCCCGTTCCGGGTGGACCGGGACCGGATCGTCGCCTCCCCCTTCTTCGCCCGCCTCGCCGGGGTCACCCAGGTGATCAGCCCCGGCGGGGCCGGACTGCTGGTGCACAACCGGCTCACCCACAGCCTCAAGGTCGCCCAGGTGGCCCGGGCCATCGCCGAGCGGATCCAGACCGGTGAGCCCGACCTGGCGGAGAAGCTGGGCGGCTGCGACCCGGACGTGGTGGAGGCCGCGGCGCTCGCCCACGACCTGGGGCACCCGCCGTTCGGCCACCTCGGCGAGCGGGTGCTGGACCGGCTGGCCCGGCACCGGCTCGGGCTGCGCGACGGGTTCGAGGGCAACGCCCAGTCGTACCGGATCGTGACCAGCACCGAGATCCGCGGGCAGGCCACCATCGGGCTCAACCTGACCAACGCCACCCGCGCCGCGATCCTGAAGTACCCGTGGACCCGGCACGGGCATCCGCAGCCGCACCCGCGGTTCATGGACCCGCCGCCGCGCGGGGCGGCCGCCCACCCGGAGGATCCGGACGGCGGCTCGGCGAAGTTCGGGGCGTACTCCACCGAGGTCCCCGACATGCGGGCGGCGCGCGCGCCGTTCGCCGGGCGGGTCGCGGACTGGCAGCAGACCGTCGAGGCCTCGGTGATGGACGCGGCCGACGACATCGCGTACGCCATCCACGACCTGGAGGACGTGCACCGGGTCGGGGTGTTGCAGCAGGGCGCGGTGGCCACCGAGCTGATGGCCTGGCAGCGCTGGGGCACCGCGACCGATCTGAAGCGGGCCGGCGGCGCGATCGAGTCGCTGCGCCGCAGCCTGCACCGCAAGGACGGCTGGATCGCCGACGACGACGCGTTCGCCGACGCGGTCGAGCTGGTGCGTGCCGAGCTGGTGGACGGGCTGCTGGCCCAGCCGTTCGACGGCTCGGTGGCGGCCGAGGCGCGGGTGGCGGCGTTCGCGGCGACCTGGACCCGGCGGCTGGTCGACTCGGTGCGGCTGACCGAGCAGGCGGCGATCCGCAGCGGGCACGCCCAGCTGGCCGTGGCGCAGTGGCACGAGGTCCAGGTGCTCAAGTTCGTACAGAATCGGTTCGTGCTGGCCCGGCCGGACCTCGCGCTGCATCAGCGCGGTCAGGGCCGCCTGCTGGCCGGCCTGGTGGAGGCGCTGCTGGCCTGGCTGACCGACCCGGACGAGGAGGACCGGCTGCCGCGACGGCTGCGGGACCTGGTCGAGCTCGCCGACGCGGAGCTCCCGCAGGGCACCCCGGAGCGGCACAGCCGGGCGCGCGGGCGCGCGGTGATCGACTTCGTGGCCGGGCTGACCGACGGGCAGGCGGTCGGGCTGATGGAGGCGCTGTCCGGGCGCTCCCGGCAGCTGTGGACCGACGCGTTCGTGCTCTGA
- a CDS encoding TetR/AcrR family transcriptional regulator, with protein MLDGALVALREHGVTGASARTVAAAAGVNQALVFYHFGSVDELLGAACRQATDRRVAFYAGRFAAVTSLRELLQVGRDLHVIELAEGNVSVLAQMLAAAQNNERLAEPIRAAFQVWTDEIETVLRRLLAGSPIAEVADLPGLARAISSAFVGLELYEGIDAAGGRRALDALDQLAVLVEVVDEMGPLATRLLRSRIRRSGRG; from the coding sequence CTGCTCGACGGCGCGCTCGTGGCCCTGCGCGAGCACGGCGTGACCGGCGCGTCGGCCCGCACCGTCGCCGCCGCGGCCGGGGTCAACCAGGCGCTGGTCTTCTACCACTTCGGGTCGGTCGACGAGCTGCTCGGCGCCGCCTGCCGGCAGGCCACCGACCGGCGGGTGGCGTTCTACGCCGGCCGCTTCGCCGCGGTCACCTCGCTGCGCGAGCTGCTGCAGGTGGGCCGCGACCTGCACGTCATCGAGCTGGCCGAGGGCAACGTCTCGGTGCTGGCCCAGATGCTCGCCGCGGCGCAGAACAACGAGCGGCTGGCCGAGCCGATCCGGGCGGCGTTCCAGGTGTGGACCGACGAGATCGAGACGGTGCTGCGGCGGCTGCTCGCCGGTTCGCCGATCGCGGAGGTCGCCGACCTGCCCGGGCTGGCCCGGGCGATCTCCTCGGCCTTCGTCGGCCTGGAACTCTACGAGGGCATCGACGCGGCGGGCGGGCGCCGCGCCCTGGACGCCCTCGACCAGCTCGCGGTGCTGGTCGAGGTGGTCGACGAGATGGGGCCGCTGGCCACCCGCCTGCTGCGCTCCCGGATCCGCAGGAGCGGCCGGGGCTGA
- a CDS encoding HipA family kinase — protein sequence MLREVTAIRYVTPLREGGSLPGVVEADDLGTYVVKFRGAGQGSKALVAEVIAGELARRLGLPVPELARVELDPVVARAEPDEEVQELIKASAGGNLGMDFLPGALGYDPNAHPVEAALASRVLAFDAFVENVDRSWRNPNLLVWHGDLWLIDHGATLYFHHNWARAQSVRHRAYRWDDHVLKPYATQLSTEGPALAARITPDLLAEVVALVPEDWLDDGDRNAYLDHLAGRAAQPEAWLP from the coding sequence GTGCTGCGCGAAGTCACCGCCATCCGGTATGTCACCCCGCTGCGGGAGGGCGGCTCGCTGCCGGGTGTCGTCGAGGCCGACGATCTCGGTACGTACGTGGTCAAGTTCCGCGGCGCCGGACAGGGGTCCAAGGCCCTGGTCGCCGAGGTGATCGCCGGTGAGCTGGCGCGCCGCCTCGGTCTGCCGGTGCCGGAGCTGGCCCGGGTCGAGCTGGACCCGGTCGTGGCCCGGGCCGAGCCGGACGAGGAGGTCCAGGAGCTGATCAAGGCGAGCGCCGGCGGCAACCTGGGGATGGACTTCCTGCCGGGCGCGCTGGGCTACGACCCGAACGCGCATCCGGTCGAGGCCGCGCTGGCCAGCCGGGTGCTGGCCTTCGACGCGTTCGTGGAGAACGTGGACCGCAGCTGGCGCAACCCGAACCTGCTGGTCTGGCACGGCGACCTGTGGCTGATCGACCACGGCGCCACGCTCTACTTCCACCACAACTGGGCGCGGGCGCAGAGCGTGCGGCACCGCGCGTACCGCTGGGACGATCACGTGCTGAAGCCGTACGCCACCCAGCTCTCGACCGAGGGCCCGGCCCTGGCCGCCCGGATCACGCCCGACCTGCTCGCCGAGGTGGTCGCGCTGGTCCCGGAGGACTGGCTGGACGACGGCGACCGCAACGCCTATCTCGACCATCTCGCCGGCCGGGCCGCGCAGCCGGAGGCGTGGCTGCCATGA
- a CDS encoding DUF3037 domain-containing protein — MRVPYEYAVIQAVPRIERGELINVGVLLYCQRHDFLAARTHLDESRLLALDPSADVPAVRAALDSWEATCTGGGASAGMKLGERFRWLVAPRSTVLRAGPVHMGLATDPAAELERLVGLLVR; from the coding sequence ATGAGGGTGCCCTACGAGTACGCCGTCATCCAGGCCGTGCCCCGCATCGAACGCGGCGAGCTGATCAACGTCGGCGTGCTGTTGTACTGCCAGCGTCACGACTTCCTGGCCGCCCGCACCCACCTGGACGAATCCCGCCTGCTCGCGCTGGATCCGTCCGCGGATGTGCCGGCGGTCCGGGCCGCGCTGGACTCCTGGGAGGCCACGTGCACCGGCGGTGGCGCGTCGGCCGGGATGAAGCTGGGTGAGCGCTTCCGGTGGCTCGTTGCCCCGCGCAGCACCGTCCTGCGGGCCGGCCCGGTCCACATGGGCCTGGCCACGGACCCGGCGGCCGAGCTGGAAAGGCTTGTCGGCCTGCTGGTCCGCTGA
- a CDS encoding transglutaminase domain-containing protein, which yields MDYTRQTRFSDPGRHHDRLAALPADPAAVGAVVRNLTVHYRASGIDFPPDRLADIDARWAHRMLDLDRERFGDVPFDVPRPAEQRVVGCCRDSALLTVAALRSGGIAARSRVGFAGYLTPGYHVDHVIVEYHDGVRWIATDTGVDPAADWPVDVTDVPLGPVGLHTAAQAWQALRRGELDPWAYGTGPGEPIGGPWMIRYYLAVELAHRLGDELLLWDLFGEAAEYADRDWADLPAEMPGDLSHLDETAGLLVAADAGDHAAERELGARYAGDARLRPGPSVRCVSPRGAHYQVRLC from the coding sequence ATGGACTACACCCGACAGACCCGATTCTCCGACCCGGGCCGGCACCACGACCGGCTCGCCGCGCTGCCCGCCGACCCGGCCGCCGTCGGCGCGGTGGTCCGCAACCTGACGGTGCACTATCGCGCTTCCGGCATCGACTTCCCGCCGGACCGGCTGGCCGACATCGACGCCCGCTGGGCGCACCGGATGCTCGACCTCGACCGGGAGCGATTCGGTGACGTGCCGTTCGACGTGCCACGCCCGGCCGAGCAGCGGGTGGTCGGCTGCTGCCGCGACTCGGCGCTGCTCACCGTGGCGGCGCTACGGTCCGGCGGGATCGCCGCCCGCAGCCGGGTCGGCTTCGCCGGCTACCTGACGCCCGGCTACCACGTGGACCACGTGATCGTGGAATACCACGACGGCGTCCGGTGGATCGCCACGGACACCGGGGTGGATCCGGCCGCGGACTGGCCGGTCGACGTGACCGACGTGCCGCTCGGCCCGGTCGGCCTGCACACCGCCGCGCAGGCCTGGCAGGCGCTGCGCCGCGGTGAGCTCGACCCGTGGGCGTACGGCACCGGCCCCGGCGAGCCGATCGGCGGACCGTGGATGATCCGGTACTACCTCGCCGTGGAACTGGCTCACCGTCTGGGCGACGAGTTGCTGCTCTGGGACCTCTTCGGCGAGGCCGCCGAGTACGCCGATCGTGACTGGGCCGACCTTCCCGCCGAGATGCCCGGCGACCTGTCCCACCTGGACGAGACCGCCGGCCTCCTGGTCGCGGCGGACGCCGGCGACCACGCGGCCGAGCGCGAACTGGGCGCGCGATATGCCGGCGACGCCCGCCTGCGTCCCGGACCGTCCGTCCGGTGCGTCTCCCCGCGGGGCGCTCACTACCAGGTGCGCCTGTGCTGA
- a CDS encoding MerR family transcriptional regulator: protein MRSQSAGPLTTGPMSIGEFARLSGLSIKALRLYDVSGLLPAAEVDPITGYRRYAAAQLKRARRIGVLRRIGMPLPVIGEMLVLSDAEAVGRLDRWWAGEEAATAARRSGHLWLRTSLAHGDEPERDYPVRAVQRPQRKVATIRTEVDQQGLVPAIGAAQWSIRAHLDRHGARHTPEHWVIYHGLVTPDTEAAIEVCVPYSGSAEPGRDIALRIEPAQSLACATVLRDDCFYPRITAAYQAVHRHLTAAGLVAAGLPRETYLDHWDRLAGDAPFAHVAQPVEE from the coding sequence ATGAGATCGCAGTCCGCGGGACCGCTCACGACCGGCCCGATGTCCATCGGGGAGTTCGCCCGGCTGTCCGGGCTCTCGATCAAGGCGCTCCGGCTCTACGACGTCTCCGGTCTGCTGCCGGCCGCCGAGGTCGACCCGATCACCGGCTATCGGCGCTACGCCGCCGCCCAGCTGAAGCGGGCCCGCCGGATCGGCGTGCTGCGCCGGATCGGCATGCCGCTCCCGGTGATCGGCGAGATGCTCGTGCTGTCCGACGCCGAGGCGGTCGGCCGGCTGGACCGTTGGTGGGCCGGGGAGGAGGCGGCCACGGCCGCCCGCCGCTCCGGCCACCTGTGGCTGCGGACCTCGCTGGCGCACGGTGACGAGCCGGAGCGGGACTACCCGGTGCGCGCGGTCCAGCGACCGCAGCGCAAGGTCGCCACCATCCGTACGGAGGTGGATCAGCAGGGCCTGGTTCCGGCGATCGGCGCGGCGCAGTGGTCGATCCGGGCCCATCTCGACCGGCACGGCGCCCGGCACACCCCGGAGCACTGGGTGATCTACCACGGTCTGGTCACCCCGGACACCGAGGCGGCGATCGAGGTCTGCGTGCCGTATTCCGGCTCCGCCGAACCGGGTCGCGACATCGCGCTGCGGATCGAGCCGGCGCAGTCGCTGGCGTGTGCGACGGTCCTGCGCGACGACTGCTTCTATCCCCGGATCACCGCCGCCTACCAGGCGGTGCACCGGCACCTGACCGCTGCCGGGCTGGTCGCCGCCGGCCTGCCCCGGGAGACCTACCTGGACCACTGGGACCGGCTCGCCGGCGATGCGCCGTTCGCCCACGTCGCCCAACCCGTCGAGGAGTGA